AATATTTGTATTCTCAAAATCAGGAAAATATTTTGTAATAGACGCCTCCTCCTTTTATACGGAAACTGTAGGAGATATTCCAGAAGCTGTGTTGGAAGGTACATATAACTAAGGAGAATGGATGGAAGAAAAAGATAAAGATATCCAAAAGTGTCCGTTCATCAATAACTGCAAGTTCATTAATTACATCAAAATAGAAAATATCTGGAGCAAAACAAATATTTTATTTTGCAATTCAAATTTTGAAAACTGCCATAGATATTTAAGAAAAAAGAAAAAACTGAAAGTGCCCGACGATCTATGGCCACTAGAAGATGTTGCAATATCTGAAATACTAGAAGAACTGGGATTTGAATTTAAAGAATACCTAAATAAATATAAAAATTACTTTGCAGCATTTAAGGGTTCTTCTCTACTCAAAGAAATCCTATCTAAAACTATCCATTCCATTGAGGCCATAGACAAAAAACATGAAAAAAAATTTCTAAAAGATTTTTTTGAAAGCTACTATGACGAACTGTTTTTGAAAAATTTCAATCAGGAGTTTTTTATTAAAATGATCTACTTTTACGAAAAAAATGAAATAGATGACTCATTGTTTGACTCCATATTTCTCATGTATACTTCTGATCTGGCAGAAAACCTTTATAGATGGCTTGCTACCACTCTTAATGAACAAAAACTTCAAACGTATATACTTTCTACATTCATCAAGCTCAACACTTTAGCTCTGCTGTTCATAAAGAAAAATCAGAAACTCATGCATGAACTCGAACTTTTACATCGCTCACACGTAAAGTTAACAGAAGTAAACCAAGAACTTTACACGGACCCTCTAACTGGAATTTACAACAGACGATTCATGGAGGATTTCGGAGAAGACATAGTTCACAGATTCAACTACTTACTGTTCGTTGATATTGACAACTTCAAAGAAATTAACGACACACATGGAC
The DNA window shown above is from Desulfurobacterium indicum and carries:
- a CDS encoding GGDEF domain-containing protein: MEEKDKDIQKCPFINNCKFINYIKIENIWSKTNILFCNSNFENCHRYLRKKKKLKVPDDLWPLEDVAISEILEELGFEFKEYLNKYKNYFAAFKGSSLLKEILSKTIHSIEAIDKKHEKKFLKDFFESYYDELFLKNFNQEFFIKMIYFYEKNEIDDSLFDSIFLMYTSDLAENLYRWLATTLNEQKLQTYILSTFIKLNTLALLFIKKNQKLMHELELLHRSHVKLTEVNQELYTDPLTGIYNRRFMEDFGEDIVHRFNYLLFVDIDNFKEINDTHGHDTGDEVLKRLGKLFKNLLRNRDIIIRFGGDEFLIAIDTPTEEIAMKVANRIHKSIKETDFKYEDKKIKITVSIGVAKIGSVRYFV